The following coding sequences are from one Ornithorhynchus anatinus isolate Pmale09 chromosome 11, mOrnAna1.pri.v4, whole genome shotgun sequence window:
- the DDX56 gene encoding probable ATP-dependent RNA helicase DDX56, whose product MEDEPLGFEHMGLDARLLQAITDLGWSRPTLIQEKAIPLALEGKDLLARARTGSGKTAAYAVPLLQHLLHRKETGPVVEQAVRGLVLVPTKELAQQAQTMIRQLAAYCARDVRVVDVSAVEDSATQRALLMEKPDVVVGTPSRVHSHLQQGGLVLRDSLELLVMDEADLLFSFGFEEELKSLLCHLPRIYQAFLMSATFNEDVQALKELVLHNPVTLKLQESQLPGPERLQQFQVLCEAEEDKFLLLYALLKLRLLRGKSLLFVNTVERSYRLRLFLEQFSIPACVLNGELPLRSRCHIISQFNQGFYDCIIATDGVIRRERARKGEKASDPEAGVARGIDFHNVAAVLNFDLPPSPEAYVHRAGRTARADNPGTTLTFVLPAERPQLARIEETLGGESAEPVLQNYQFRMEEIEGFRYRCRDAMRSVTKQAIREARLKEIKEELLHSEKLKTYFEDNPRDLQLLRHDQPLHPAVVKPHLSHVPDYLIPPKLRGIARPHSRRKRKRPLSSQKGSETRRPKNPLRTFKYTGKKPPAAKPS is encoded by the exons GCCATCACGGACCTGGGCTGGTCCAGACCCACGCTGATCCAAGAGAAGGCCATCCCGCTGGCCCTGGAGGGCAAGGACCTGCTGGCCCGGGCCCGCACCGGCTCCGGGAAGACCGCGGCCTACGCCGTGCCCCTGCTCCAGCACCTGCTGCAccggaaggag ACGGGGCCCGTGGTGGAGCAGGCCGTGCGGGGGCTCGTTCTGGTGCCCACCAAGGAGCTGGCCCAGCAGGCCCAGACTATGATCCGGCAGCTGGCGGCCTACTGTGCCCGCGACGTGCGGGTGGTCGACGTGTCCGCCGTCGAGGACTCCGCGACCCAGAG GGCGCTGCTGATGGAGAAGCCGGACGTGGTGGTGGGGACCCCGTCGCGTGTGCACAGCCACCTGCAGCAGGGCGGCCTGGTCCTGCGGGACTCCCTGGAGCTGCTGGTGATGGACGAGGCCGACCTGCTCTTCTCCTTCGGCTTTGAGGAGGAACTCAAGAGCCTGCTCTG CCACCTGCCCCGGATCTACCAAGCCTTCCTCATGTCGGCCACCTTCAACGAGGACGTGCAGGCTCTCAAGGAGCTGGTCCTGCACAACCCG GTGACGCTGAAGCTGCAAGAGTCGCAGCTGCCGGGCCCGGAGCGTCTACAGCAGTTCCAGGTGCTGTGCGAGGCGGAGGAGGACAAGTTTCTCTTGCTGTATGCCCTGCTGAAGCTGAGGCTGCTTCGGGGGAAGTCGCTGCTGTTCGTCAACACCGTGGAACGGAGCTACCGCCTCCGCCTCTTCCTCGAGCAGTTCAGCATCCCCGCCTGCGTGCTCAACGGCGAGCTGCCTCTGCGTTCTAG GTGCCACATCATCTCCCAGTTCAACCAGGGCTTCTACGACTGCATCATTGCGACAGATGGGGTGATTCGCCGCGAGCGAGCCCgcaaaggagaaaa gGCTTCGGATCCGGAGGCGGGGGTGGCCCGCGGCATCGACTTCCACAACGTGGCGGCCGTGCTCAACTTCGACCTGCCGCCCTCCCCCGAGGCCTACGTGCACCGAGCGGGCAG gACGGCGCGCGCCGACAACCCGGGCACAACCCTGACCTTCGTGCTGCCCGCAGAGCGCCCGCAGCTGGCACGGATCGAGGAGACTCTCGGCGGAG AGAGCGCGGAGCCCGTCCTGCAAAACTATCAGTTCCGCATGGAGGAGATCGAGGGATTCCGCTACCGCTgccgg GACGCCATGCGTTCCGTGACGAAGCAGGCCATCCGTGAGGCTCGGCTGAAGGAGATCAAAGAGGAGCTGCTCCACTCGGAGAAACTCAAG ACGTACTTCGAAGACAACCCGAGGGACCTGCAGCTTCTGCGCCACGATCAGCCCCTGCACCCGGCTGTGGTGAAGCCGCACCTCAGCCACGTCCCCGACTACCTGA tccccccGAAATTGCGTGGCATCGCCCGCCCCCACAGCAGGCGGAAACGCAAGAGGCCTTTGTCTTCCCAGAAGGGCTCCGAG ACTCGCAGGCCCAAGAACCCTCTCCGCACCTTCAAGTATACGGGGAAGAAACCCCCCGCAGCCAAACCTTCCTGA